Part of the Longimicrobiaceae bacterium genome is shown below.
ATGAAGATCCGCCGGCGGTAGAACATCCACATCACCCCCAGCCAGAAGAGTACGAAGCAGACCGCGAAGGCGAGCGAGGCGTTCAGCGGGGCCAGCCAGGAGGCGAAGAGCGTCTCGTACAGCCACCCCTTGAGCGTCACCGGGTCGCCCGCGGGACCCGCCCACTTCACCAGGGTGAGCACGCGCGCCATGATCCCGGACAGGAAGAAGGCCGCGATGGCGTTCATCCCGAAGAGGACGAAGGGGAAGGCCCAGCGGCGCCACCCCTGCACGTCCACCAGCCAGTAGCAGGCAGCGAGGAAGTGGAGCGCCATCCCCGCCGTGAACACCACGTACGAGCTGGTCCACAGGTTCTTGTTGATGGGGAACGCCTCGTGCCACGCGAGCCCCAGCAGCAGCCCCGCGTTCCCCGCCAGGAACATCCACACCGCCTTCTCCGCCGGGGAGCGCTCGGAGCGGAGCCAGCGCCCGGCGAGCACCCCCAGGAGCACCGTCGCCACGGCGGGGAGGGTGCTGAGCAGCCCCTCGGGGTCCCAGGTCTTCGACGACTTCCACAGGTGCGCCGTGCCCAGCACGGCGCGGTCCACGTACGCCGCCAGGTTGGAGTCCGGCTCCAGGCTCCCCGCGCCGTGCCCCGGCACCGGCACCCACCGCATCGCGGCCCAGTACCCCAGGAGGAGGAGGGCGGCGACGGCCGCCTGCGCGCGCGGCCCGGCGAAGAGCACCACGGCTGAGGCCAGCAGGAACGCCACCCCGATCCGCTGCAGCACCCCCGGGATCCGCAGCGTCCCCGGGTCCAGGCCGTAGAAGGGGAAGGCGGCCAGCACCAGCCCCAGCAGGACCAGGACGGCGGAGCGCTTCGCCACCTTCCCCAGCATCGCGCCGCGCGTGGCGCCCTTCTCCCGCTGCGCCGCGAAGGAGAAGGTCATCGCCACGCCCACGATGAAGAGGAAGAAGGGGAAGATCAGGTCGGTGGGCGTCCAGCCGTGCCACTTCGCGTGCTCCAGCGGGTCGTACACGTGCGCCCACGTGCCGGGGTTGTTGACCAGCAGCATCCCGGCGATGGTGATCCCCCGGAACACGTCCAGCGAGACCAGCCGCGAGGGCGGCGCGGCGACGGGCACCGGCTCGGGAGGGCGGGCGGCGGAGGGCGGAGGGAGCGTGGCGGACCGGTCCATGGGGGGCTCCGGGGCGGCGCGGCGGTGTGGGGCGACGTACCAAGTTGCGGCCCCCGGCGCGGATGCGCAAAGGGGAGGGCGGCGTGGACGGCCGGCGCGCGGGGTCCGGGCCATTGCCGGAGGTGGCGCCGCGGGCCATCTTCCTCTCTCCGGGGGCCGGTACGGTCCCTCCCGCCGTACCCTCCCACGAACCAGACAGATCCGGGGTCACACCGATGCAGCCCGCACGCACGCTCCTCTTCCTCGCCCCCCTCGCGCTCCTGCTCTGCTCCGGCGCCTCCACGGCGCAGACCGCACTCCGCATGGGGCAGACGGTGTCCGGCCAGCTCACCGCGTCCAGCCGCAAGGCGCCCGAGGACCAGTCGTACTACGACCTCTACACCTACACCGGGCGCCGCGGCGAGCGGATCCGGGTGACGATGCGCTCCAGCGACTTCGACGCCTACCTCGCCGTCGGGCGGATGGCGAAGGGCGGCGCCTTCAGCAGCATCGCGACGGACGACGACGGCGCCGGGGGGACCGACGCCCGGGTGGAGCTCACCCTCCCGGAGGACGGCACCTTCGCCATTCGCGCGAACACCCTCAGCGCCGGGAGCGTGGGGCGGTACACGCTGCAGGTGGAGCGGGGGACCGCTCCCGTCGTCGTGACCCCCCAGCCGATCCGCGTGGGGCAGACCGTCTCCGGCTCGCTGGACCGCACCGACCCCCGGCTGGACGACCAGTCGTACTACGACCTCTGGAGCTTCCAGGGGAGGGCGGGGCAGGCGGTGAGCGCCACCCTCCGCTCCTCCGCCTTCGACGCCTTCCTGGTGCTCGGCCGGACGGACGGGGAGAGCTTCGAGGAGATCGCGTCGGACGACGACGGCGCCGGGGGCAGCGACGCCCGCGTCTCCACGACGCTCCCGGCCAGCGGGACCTACGTGCT
Proteins encoded:
- a CDS encoding heparan-alpha-glucosaminide N-acetyltransferase domain-containing protein: MDRSATLPPPSAARPPEPVPVAAPPSRLVSLDVFRGITIAGMLLVNNPGTWAHVYDPLEHAKWHGWTPTDLIFPFFLFIVGVAMTFSFAAQREKGATRGAMLGKVAKRSAVLVLLGLVLAAFPFYGLDPGTLRIPGVLQRIGVAFLLASAVVLFAGPRAQAAVAALLLLGYWAAMRWVPVPGHGAGSLEPDSNLAAYVDRAVLGTAHLWKSSKTWDPEGLLSTLPAVATVLLGVLAGRWLRSERSPAEKAVWMFLAGNAGLLLGLAWHEAFPINKNLWTSSYVVFTAGMALHFLAACYWLVDVQGWRRWAFPFVLFGMNAIAAFFLSGIMARVLTLVKWAGPAGDPVTLKGWLYETLFASWLAPLNASLAFAVCFVLFWLGVMWMFYRRRIFIKV